A window of Candidatus Nitrospira allomarina genomic DNA:
AAAATCCTTCGAACTGAACAGTGACGCCCCTGAACGAGAATCGTCCGGCTAAAGAACTTCTTCTAGCAAGCAAGTCTCTCTTTCAACGGTGTTGCCGGCGTACCACATCCAACAGGTAGAGTGGGGTGCCCCAGTCCACTCCATACACAAACAGTTTGCCAAGAAATGAGAAGTCTCTGACGAATTAAGATCCTGACCGTCGGTTTATCTGAAAAATGTACCCGCATGAATTCACGTTGAGCCATTCAAAGAATGCCCCTCTGATTTATCCGCGTGAAGATACGCGTTTAGCATGGTGGGTCGAAAACTTGTTCGATGGCTGGGAAGGGTTCATACGACAACCTTCCAATAGGAAATTCATTAAGACCTGTATTCGTTGAACATCCATCAACGTCGTTTGAGGGTGCTATCCTATTTGTGAAAGTTTATTAAAGGCATTTAAGGCGGCCACCTTGTAACATTCCGCAAGAGTCGGATAATTGAAGATACGGTCAAGAAAATAGTCCAGACCTCCCCCCAATTCCAGCACCGCCTGCCCGATATGGATGAGCTCCGTGGCACCAGTGCCAATCACATGGACGCCGAGGAGCTTTCGGGTCTCACGATGAAACAGCATTTTGAGCAAACCACTGTCATCTCCCATAATTTGCCCGCGAGCGATTTCTTTATAGCGGGCAACGCCGGTTTCATAAGGGATTTTTTTTTCGGTCAGCTCATGTTCATGCGCGCCGATCATGGAAATCTCAGGAATGGCGTAGATGCCGAAGGGAAAGTGTGAATCCATGGGACCGGCACTGACCCCGAAGGCATGGCAGGCAGCCCGTCGACCTTGCGCGGCGGAGGTGGAGGCGAGACTGGGGAACCCAATAACGTCGCCGGCGGCGAAGATATGGGGGACCTGCGTTCGAAAAGCTTGATCGACCGCAATGCGTCCACGATTATCCGCCGTCAGGCCCGCACCAGCTAGATTTAATCGGTCGGTTGCGCCGATTCTCCCTGCGGAATACAGGACCATGTCGGACACAAGGCGCTTCCCTGACTCCAGTTGTATCACAGCTTGTTTGGGAGGACCTTCAGAGATGGTCAATTCTTCCACGGTTTCTCCCAATCGGAAGGTCACATCCCGGTTTCTCATTTGATGAATGAGTTCCTCAACGATTTCGTTGTCCAGGAATTCCAGCAAGTGCTCCCGTTTGTCCACCACGGTCACATCGATTTCGAGTGCGGCAAACATTGACGCATACTCCATCCCGATTACGCCCCCGCCGACCACCACTAATCTTTTGGGCAAGGATGTCAGGTGGACCATCTCGTCACTGGTGACAATGATTTCACCATCCACGCCGGTACCAGGTGGGGGGGCGGCAACGGTTCCGACGGCAAGCAGGATATTCTCAGCCGTGACGGTTTTCGTCTCGTGTTCTGTGTGAATAACAAGGGTATGGGCGTCAGTGAAGGAGGCTTCGCCGGAAATGAGTTCGATGTCATTCCTCCAGAGCTGGTCCTCCACGATGTCGACTTCGCGGTTTCGGACGAGTTGCACCCGAGAGAATAATTGTTCGGCTGTGGGACGGTGCCGTTCCCGGTTTCTCGTCTGTTGGACAAACGGATGGTTGGTGGCCATGAAGGATAACACGGCCTCGCGCAGAGTTTTGCTGGGAATGGTCCCGAGTTCTATGCACACGCCGCCCGCGCATTGCTGACGTTCAACCACTCCCACCCGCTTCCTGAATTTGGCGGCTTGAATTGCCGCTCGTTGGCCTGCCGGGCCGCTGCCGATGCATAACAGATCAAATTCGAATTGATTGCTCATCTGAATCCAAAATATATCACAATAGATTTGATGCCATGTGCCACGATCAATTACGGATGTTCTTAAGCATCCCCGATGTAAACACAGAATGGGGAAGAGTCTCAAGCATTTTCACTCTGCCATTCTGTTGTCGGGGATAGCCTTAAACCTTACCGCCATTGGTATTCATACCTGCGCCATGTAGGCGTTAACTCATGGTGCCTAGAGGGAAGTTCTTGTACTTGCCATATCTTTGCCTTCTAATATCGCAAACCTTCCATGTGGAGATTCCATGGTTCCAGGTGCCGGGCCCACCCTTGAAGATCAAGCACATCCTGCAGGACGGGGGATTCGTGCTGGGAGTTTCTGTAATAATCTATCCGGTTTTTGATGCCATCCAGGTTGATGGTCAATTCTCCAATGTGTCCTATCACGTCACTGAGTAGGGATTGTATAAGCCGAACATCTAAGAGTGCCGACCGGTTCCCATTCCCGTGATGATCGACGCCAATACCACCAGGAGTCCCTTTGTCACCTTGCCGCATAAGCCATTCCAATTGACCAGGGATGAGCGTGGATCACGGAGTGGGTGGTTTGGTCAAATCATTATTCACCGCGTTATTGTCTGCGTTGACATCGATTCCCCCGGCGGGTGGAGGTTTGTCAAGATCAACATATTGGAACGTATCGAATGGCTGGATCTGTTCATCGGCGGGCAATTGGTTGCGGTTCCAGCCCCCGCCCAGCGCACGAATGAGGGCCACCGATGATTTCAGCAGGTTGGCTTTAATGACCACAGCGTCGATACGCGCCGCTAGCGTGTTGACCTCCGCGTAAATGAGCTCAAGGCTGGAGGCCAGTCCGCCAAAGTAGAGGCTAGATGTCAGGTCTTGCGTTTTGAGAAAGGCCCCGACGGCCGCGTCTTGCCGTTTGGCTGCAGTGGTGAGTTGGTTGGTCAGGCTCAAATTGTTCTCGACTTCGCGAAAGGCGTTGAGCACTGTCGAACGGTATCGGTCTTCCGTCTCGCGATAGACCGACCAGGATTGCTGTAATTGGGCGCGGCGATATCCACCCTGGAAGAGCGGTAGCTCAATGGCGGACCCATAGGACCAGAAACTATTGGCAAGCTTGATCAGATCGAAGCCGGAATCTTCGAACCCTCCGCCGGCCAGGAACGTCACATTAGGATAGAAGGCGGCGCGAGCGATGCCGATGGCACGGTTGGCCTGGGCCATCCGGCGCTCCATCCGGGCGATATCGGGTCGACGTTCCAGCAGAGTGGAGGGGATGGTTTTCGGAATCGTGAAACTTTCCACACGAAGGTCGTCGACGGGGTCGATCGTGAAACTGGCCGGCGCCCTATTCAGAAGGATGGCGATCGCCTGCTCTGTCACCTGGCGTTGGCCTCGAACCTCGGCTTCTCTCGTCTGAGTGCTGAACAGCAGCGATTCGACACGGGCAATGTCAAGTTGTGACGCGATCCCGACGGTGAACTGGTTCATGATCAGTTCCAGCGAGCCCTTATAGAGGTCGATTGATTTGGTATAAATCGCAAGTTGCGCGTCGAGACCGCGTAGCGTGAAATAGTTTG
This region includes:
- a CDS encoding efflux transporter outer membrane subunit; amino-acid sequence: MIALYLSACLPHVDLAPDYQPAEFIVPVSWHGASPFVEANPSDDELRQDWWTLYNDPVLNTLEEQAMAANPDLQAAAERFVQARDMMMKARSRRIPQVGLGFGTSRNRQSENHLFRDPDISDTASTVSLGGIASWEPDFWSAIRNATRVEMYRAEERAAEYGLARLSLQAEIAANYFTLRGLDAQLAIYTKSIDLYKGSLELIMNQFTVGIASQLDIARVESLLFSTQTREAEVRGQRQVTEQAIAILLNRAPASFTIDPVDDLRVESFTIPKTIPSTLLERRPDIARMERRMAQANRAIGIARAAFYPNVTFLAGGGFEDSGFDLIKLANSFWSYGSAIELPLFQGGYRRAQLQQSWSVYRETEDRYRSTVLNAFREVENNLSLTNQLTTAAKRQDAAVGAFLKTQDLTSSLYFGGLASSLELIYAEVNTLAARIDAVVIKANLLKSSVALIRALGGGWNRNQLPADEQIQPFDTFQYVDLDKPPPAGGIDVNADNNAVNNDLTKPPTP
- the sthA gene encoding Si-specific NAD(P)(+) transhydrogenase; this translates as MSNQFEFDLLCIGSGPAGQRAAIQAAKFRKRVGVVERQQCAGGVCIELGTIPSKTLREAVLSFMATNHPFVQQTRNRERHRPTAEQLFSRVQLVRNREVDIVEDQLWRNDIELISGEASFTDAHTLVIHTEHETKTVTAENILLAVGTVAAPPPGTGVDGEIIVTSDEMVHLTSLPKRLVVVGGGVIGMEYASMFAALEIDVTVVDKREHLLEFLDNEIVEELIHQMRNRDVTFRLGETVEELTISEGPPKQAVIQLESGKRLVSDMVLYSAGRIGATDRLNLAGAGLTADNRGRIAVDQAFRTQVPHIFAAGDVIGFPSLASTSAAQGRRAACHAFGVSAGPMDSHFPFGIYAIPEISMIGAHEHELTEKKIPYETGVARYKEIARGQIMGDDSGLLKMLFHRETRKLLGVHVIGTGATELIHIGQAVLELGGGLDYFLDRIFNYPTLAECYKVAALNAFNKLSQIG